The window TCAGATACCGAAACGTCGTGGTCTGTGAAAAGGGATTCGGGAACAGCCCCAGGAGTACGGCCTGTTCGGGCCCTTCACCAGGGGGAGAAGCCGGCGCGGAGGGCGAGATCGGCGTATAGGTCTGCGTCAGGTACCGCCCGCTTCGGAGCGGGGCGCCCCCTGGCGCGCCCAGGATCGCCCCGGCATCGATAGGCTGTGGTTGGCCCACGGCCTGGAGGTAATAATAATACGCCTCATCGGGATCGAGTCCCGCGTCGGAATAGGCCGTGGCATCCGCCGGCAGGGTCGCGATGTGTTCGTAGCCGCACGGGATCGATTCATCGTCCAGGCAGCCGTTGACGTAGAGGTTGTCCGCCCATCCTTTGGTGCGGTACACCTCCCAGCGTTCCACGGCCGGGCCTTCGGGCGCCGGCGTCCATGCCAGATCGATGGTGTTCGGTGGCCGGCTAGTCAGGGTGAATCGAGTCGGCGCCCGCGGCGGCTCGGCGATGGGGTAGATCGTCATGCCGTCGCTCGCTTCGAAGGCGTCTCGTGCCCGGTAAAACGTCTGAAACAACGAGTCGCGGGCGCTCAGCACCCACTGGTTTTTGGTCTGATACTCGGTTCCGACAAACACCTGGCTGTAGTCAAACGCGGTCGAGTCGATCCGGCCGTCCCGATTGGCATCGTAGGCGAGGGGTTGGTCGTCCAGGGCTCTCCCGCCGGCTATATAGGTGCGACCGATCTTTGTGGCGGCATCGAAGCTGAGCCCGGCAACGCCCTCCGAGACGGTAATGTTCACGCATTCACCGGGCCCCATGTCGTAGGGACCGTACGCAGAGGTTGCGGCATACCCTCCGGCAATCCGACCCGTCAGTTCGAAGCTGCGCGAAAATTTCCAGAACTGACCGTCCGGCTGGTTCCGATCCGCAAAGTGGGGGTAGACGCGCCGGCAGGGGATACAATCGTATTCCGAGTTCCCGAGCGTCGGGCCGACGATACCCAGGCGATAATAGGCGGCCTGGGTTTCCCTGTCGTAATTCAAGTTACCGTCATTGTCCAGGTATGCCATGACGCTGGGCTGGCCCCGATCGTAAGACGGATCGGTGGGAGAGCGATCGGCATGGAGTGTGGCGCGCCCGGGCATGGTAGCGGCGGCCAGGCGGCCAATTCGGTCGCCGGGGGCGTTTTTATAGGGAGAGGCTCCTGCCGCAACCAGGGGCTTTCCGAGGTCATCGTAGATATCGGAGGAAAAGAAATCCCATCCCGTCCAGGCGTACTGTGCCGTAAAATCTACCGGATAAAGCTCGTGGCCGTCACCCACGACATCATAGACCGTAAAACGTCCCCAGCGATGATCACCCACGGCATCCACACCATTCACGGACTGCTCGGCCGTGCGCCACGCGGAACTATGAAAAAAGAACACCTCTCGTAAAGTTTGACCCGGCAATTCGATCTCGTCATCCGCGTCCATGTTTCCTGTGTTGCAGAACGCATAATCGACGAGATGATAGTTGTCGTGGAATTCGTTTGTGAAGGCATAGGCTTTTCGGTCGACCTGTATACCCATCGATAGATGGCTGACGGAGTGGACCATGCGATCCGCCGCCAGGTCGGGGTCGATCTCGTCCAGACGGGCGTCTTTCTCGAACGAAGGCACCCCGTTCACTTCAACGATCGTGTCCTCGTAGCGCCCGACGAGGGCATGTGCGATACTCGTTGTATGGGCCGATTCCGGGATTTGGTCGCCGGCCCGCGTTCCCAATCGCGCCACAAAATAGGGGTGCGCCCGCCCGCTCGTATCGATCCAATCGCGTACCCCGACCCAGAAAGCGCCTGTTCTCAGGTGCCCCGAATAACGAAGAATGGCGGGATACTCCATCCCAGCCGCACCCTCTCGATATCCTCCCGATGCCGTGTACGCATGGTGATAGGCGCCGATATCCAACCACTGGAGTTCGGCCTGTTGTAGGACGCCGACCCCGTAGGCATTGCTGCGCAGTGTCAGATCGGGCGCCCGATCGTGTGTCACTTCGAGGACATACGGCCCGTTGTTCGCCTCAGTCAACTCGAGGATCGTATACGTCGCGTCCCGGGCTCCCGGCAACGCGGTCGTGCCCAGATACCATTGATAGCGATACCCTTCCCCCGCAATCCCCGAAACCAGGTTGACCTCCGAGCCTTCGTAGAACGCGTTTTGTCGTCTGACGAGCAGGTCGAGGGGGCGTTGGGGGGCATACACAAACGTAAAACCCTGCCCCACATTGGGCAGCAAGGAGTCGAATGGAAGGAGGTTATCCGCCACATCAACCACACGGAGCGCGGGGTTGGAGGCGCTCAGGTCGGGGATGCTGGTGAATAGATTGCCGTTGATACGCAATTCTTCCAGCCGGCTGAGCCCCGAGATCACATCCGTCAGCTCGCCGCGTAGCACGTTCCCCTGAAGATCAAGCACCATTAGAAACGCCAGATCGCCCAGTTCCGGCGGAAACGTCGTGACCCCGATCGCGAAGTTGATGTTATTGTCGGGGATCTCAAGCCGCGTGACCCGCCCGTCCTCTACCGTGACGCCGTGCCACAGTGCAACCGGCCTTGTGAGCCAGTTCGTGTCGACGATCCACTGCTGCCAGTCGGTAGCATTAAAAAAGGCCACCAGCGCCAGCGAATCGGCCACATCGACGGCAGCCGGATGCCCCTCGTCGATCTGGGATACAAGCTCAGGCCGGCCGGCGGGTGAAGCCGATCGATCCTCGGGCGGTACCCATCCGATGGCAAAAAAAACCAGGGGGAGCGCCCAGAACCCGTTTTTTCTATATCCCATCATAAAACACGCATCGCGTCCGGTTAGAGGTCTCAAATAAAAGGATGTTAGGCCCGGATTCCAAGACGTCCACGTCGAACTGCCCTATCGGAACGACACGCCCCGCTTCGAGTGTACAAGTGCGCCTGATCGGGCCTAACGACCCCCACCCGGAACTCCGAACCCGGAACGCCTCATTCCATCCCATGCAGCCCACCGACCCCACCTTTACCCCCGTAACCTCCGTCGGAGAGTTCGGTTTGATCGACCGCATGGCGGCCGCTCTCGGCGATTCCGCCGACCCTGAATTGCTCAAGGGGATCGGGGATGACGCCGCCGTCTACCGCGTCGGCGCCGGCCGCGTACACGTCGTCACGACCGACGCGCTCATCGAGTCGGTCCACTTCGACCGCACCTTTTCCCCCATGCGCCACCTCGGCGCGAAGTCGATCGGCGTCAACGTGAGCGACATTGCCGCGATGAACGCCCTGCCCCGGTACGCCACCATCGCCCTCGGCCTGCCACACGACGTGTCGGTGGAGATGGTCGACGAGTTTTATGCGGGGATGAGGACGGCTTGCGAGGCGTACGGCCTGAGCCTGATCGGAGGGGATACCACCGCCTCGCAGAAGCTGATGATCTCGGTGACGGTGATCGGGGAGGCCGATGAAGACCGGATCGCCTATCGCAGCGGAGCGCAAGTTGGCGATGTGTTATGCGTCACCGGCGACCTCGGGGCGGCCTTCGCCGGCCTGCGCGTCCTGCTCGCGGAACGCGCCCAGCTCCAGCGCGCGGGCGACGAATACCGGCCCGATCTAAAAGACTACACCTACGTCATCCGCCGGCAGCTCACGCCCACCGCCCGCCTCGGCGTGGTGCGCGCCTGGCACAGTGCCGGCATCCGGCCGAACGCCCTCATCGACATCTCGGACGGCCTCGCCTCGGAAATCCAGCATATCTGCCGGAACAGCGCCGTCGGCGCCCTGCTCGACGCCTCGACCCTACCCATCCACGCCGAAACGCGCCGCGCCGCCACCCACTTCGCCCAGGACGCGGACACCTACGCCCTGTACGGCGGCGAGGACTACGAACTCCTGTTCACCATGCCGCCGGACACCCTCACGAAGATGGACCCCGCCACCTACACCGCCATCGGCGCTATCACCGAAGCCTCCGAAGGCGTCAGCATCCAGACTCCTGAAGGCGCCGTCATCCCGCTCGAAAACCGGGGGTACAAGCACTTTGGGGGGAGCAGCGAAGGGGGGTGACGATCAGGCATCAGTACAGGAACGTGTAATTCAACTTGATCAAGAACACGTTCTCGGGGAAGATATCGAAGGTGGTGTTGAATTGATCGTTGAGGGACCGGTCGTAGGGAGAGCGGTTCCAGGGAGCCAGGGGATTCAGCATGTCCTCCGCGCTGCGGCCATGGGTCCAGACCAGGAAAAGCGACGAACCCGGGCGGTACTCCCAGCGGAGCACCACGTTTGATTGCAGACTGCTGAAGGCAAATTCATCGCGCTTCGGGTACGCATCGTACGCGGCCAGGCGGTCTCGATCTTGCTGTATCTGGAAACGATCATACCGTCCACGGGCCGCGAACAGCTGGCTGTACACCTGAAGGGACAGCTTGGGCGTGAGGGTGACGGTACTCCGCAGCGTGAAGTCGGCCGAGCGCGTATCTCGGGCGCCGAAAACCGACACGTAGTAGGTCCCAGCGGAGACCGGATCGACGCCGGCAAACAGGGCATCGAGGAGCGGCGTATTGTCGATCGGGACGAAGTCATTCGGGGAGAGGTCCGCCGGCGGAGCCGTTTCCCGTCCGATCTGCCAGCCACCGCCTGTACGCTGGAAGGTTTCATTGGCCGACCAGGCGGTCACGTCCGTTTCCCAGCCGCCGCGTAGTTCTCCCGACAGGGACAGGCGGGCGCCGGCGTTCCACGTCCCTTCGAAGGCGACTTCTACTTCCCGGCCCCCGTCGTCGAAAAACCGGCCTTCTATGCCCGGTTCTACCACCCAGTTACGCCGTGTGTCCGTCTCGAATTCAGCTTCCGTGGAGAAGCTGGTGGGCCTGGCCCAGGGCAACAGACCACGGGTCTCGAAGATGTCGTACCCGGCGGATAGATTTTCGAGTTCGACACCGATATTAAATCCCTGAAAACCGCGAAACGTCCAGCGGGTCTGTACTTCGATTTCCTGCCCGAGGTCGAGCCCTTCGTCGTAGGAAAACTGCTGGATAAACGAAAACTCCGCGTTGGCCCGGCTAAAGGGACCGAAGGGCTGCCCGCCGCTCAGGTTGTGCTCCACATTCGAGATCAGGGCGAGGAAGTTATTCTCCCGGAGTTGCCCGACATCGTTGGGATTAAACGTGTCGCTAAACACATCGAATCCCGCAAAACCCGTCCAGTCTCCCTGCCGCTTGCGCGCCCAGATCTTGCCGGCAAAGCCCGTCTCCGTATCGGTCGAACTCGTTTTTAGATTTCTGTTTGTGACCGCAAAAAAGCCCTCGACCCCGTACCGGTTGTCCAGCATGCGGAGGTCCCAGTCGGCGCCCGCGGCAAGGCTTTGCAGGTGATCGACGCCGGCCACGTTGGAAGCATCAAAAAGGGTCAGGATCCCGCCGGCCGATGAGTAAGAACCGATTTGTTGACTGGCCCGGACGACGCCAAAGCCTTCCGAGGGATTAAATCGCGCCCCGGTGGCGGCGGCCAACACGCCGAAGGAGAGTCCCGAATTGGTGCGCCCGGACAGCTTCGTCGCGCCGATGATAGGAGCATCCGCCCCGATCCGTCGGGTATATAGGAGCTGGCCCGGGCCGGCGGCGAATTGGTAGATGTTAGTGCCCTCCACAAAAAACGGTCGTCGTTCCTGGAAGAACGTTTCGAAGGCTGTAAGATTCAGCTCGGCCGGATCGGCCTCGACCTGTCCGAAATCCGGGTTGATGGTCGCGTCGAGCGTGACGTTCGGGCCGAACCCGATCTTGAGGTCGCCGCCGGCATCGAAACGTCCGGTGCCGCTCGAACGGCCCGGGTTTTCTTCGCTTTCCCGGGTTTCCAGTCTGCTCACGGTGTACGGAGAGACCTGTATGTTGCGCCGCGGTTTCACGTTCTGGATGCCTTCGAGACGGCCGAATTGCGCCACCAGATTTCCGCGCTGCGTGCGCGGCACATGCGGCCATTCGGACTCCTCTCCGAGGCGGGGGATGGTGCGCATGAAGTGGATGCCCCACGTCTGCGCCGGCACGTCGGCGAAGCGCAGCATGCTGTACGGAATGCGAAGTTCGACGGACCACCCGAGTTCGGTCATGCGGACGTCCGAGTACCAGATGGCATCCCAGGACGGATCCATGTCGTTGGGTGCGTTACTGCCCCCACCGCCGCCGGGACCTCTACCCCTCGCTCCCGAGAGAATGGCATCGAACTGCACGCCGGCCGCATTAACACCGAAAGAATAGGCCGTTCGTCGGTCGAAATACGCATCGATGGAGACCACAAACCAGTCGGCCCTATTGAAGTCGTCGCGCCGGCCAAGCACTCGCTCGATCGCTTCCGGTTCATCGTCCAACAGGATAGCACCCACGTAAAGACTGTTCGCACCGTACAGGACACGCACCTCTGATCGTTGCGTGGCCGGGGCGCCGTCGATGGGGTCGGACTGCCTGAAATCGGTGATGGCGGCGGCCTTTTTCCAGGCTTCATCATCCAGGATCCCGTCGAGCGTTATGGCATCGTCGACGAATAATGCGTTCAGGGCATCCGTCTGGACCTGATCACCAAGTAACCCCTCGCGGGATTGACCCGAGGCGAACAAGCCATCTATCGTGAAACACGAGATCGTGAACAAAAGAAGTGTCTTCGCAAAGATCCTGACTGGCGTGATCATGGCCCTCCATCTGGTGTGATTGCCGCAGCATGCGCTCGGCGTTCTCGGTAACGTTTGAACGAGAGGATGATACGGGCAGGCCTGGTCGTTTATCCCGACGCTGGTCTGAAAAGCACGACAGCGTTTCAAACGACACCGATTGGGATGTCGGAATCGAACTCACCCGGTCGTCAGCAGCCGGATGCTCATCACCGTAATGGCGCGGCCTAACAGGTAGGTGCGATCGCCGGCCACCCGCACCACCAGCGACCCGCCGCGTGGCGAGGCCTGGTAGGCGTTCAACTCTGTTTTCGCGAGTCGTTCGGCCCAGTAGGGGCCCAGGCAGCAGTGGGCCGAACCCGTGACGGGGTCCTCGTCGACGCCAGCGGCCGGCGCGAAAAAGCGGGAGATGAAGTCGTACCTGGGGTCGTCGCTGGCGGCCGTGACGATAAAGCCACGGCCGGGGATCCGGCGGAGCGCCGTCAGATCGGGGTCCAGCTTGCGAAGGGCCTTCGCGTCGGCGATTTCGACGAGGTAATCCATCCGGTTCTTGCCCACGTACGTCGGCTCCACGCCGAGCGCTCGGGCCAGATCGGAAGGCGCCTTGACAGGCGCCGGCGCCTCCGTTGGAAAATCCAACTCGATCAACTCGCCCCGGCGGACGGCCTTGAGCAAACCACTTTTCGTGTGAAACCGCGCATCCCGGGTGCCGGGAAGAAAACCGCGTTCCCATAACACATGCGCGCTGGCCAGCGTCGCATGGCCGCACAGGTCGACCTCCATTGTGGGCGTGAACCAGCGGAGCCGGTAGCCATCTACTTCCTTGGTGAGAAAAGCAGTTTCGGCGAGATTCATCTCGCAGGCGACCTCCTGCATCCAGGCCTCATCGGCCGGCTGTTCAAGGATGCATACGCCGGCGGGGTTGCCTCTGAATGGGGTGTCGGTGAAGGCGTCGACCTGGAAAAGCGTCATGGGAGTGCAATGGGCAACGTGCGAAACAAGAACGTGCTCGCACAAAGGATGAGGCGGGAAATGGGCGGCGAGTAGAAGATACGCGTACTTGCCCCATAACACCACTCATTCCGAAGAGGTACCCACAGAACTCAATACCGGTACTCTAGCGCCGGCGTCAGTGGCGTGTCGGACCCGTAGACCGTCAGAAACAGCCGCATTATGCCTGAGGCAGACGTCCTGAGGGGCACCAGATCGAACGATCGTTCTTCCTGGATGTAGGCCTCGCAAGAGTCCCCGTTAGCGTCGTGGATCAGCATCAGGTCGTAGGCCGGCAACGGAGAGGCGATGGGGGATACTTCGCTGACGATCCTAAAGAAGTGATTTTGGCAGCCGCCGCTGTAACCCACCTTCACGATCAACGAATCGCCCCGGACGAAGGTGGTGTCCGTGGCATAGGGGTCTTGCTGGACATCGTCTGCGTCGCGTTGTTGGATCCGCGCGTCGTCCACTTCGTCGTTCGCGCCGACCGAAGCCGAGCAGGCCGCCAGGGAAATGGCCAGAATGACACTCAATAATCGATGCATGCTCGTAACCGGTATGCAGGAGAAAACCCTTAGACCCCATCGCGCTGGCTGCCATTCCTGGCGAGTGCAAAAATTGCACCGGGCGTCGGGTTACGGCCCCTGATGGGGGCCTAACCCGACCTACGGGTGCTATTCCAAACGAATGCCGCTGGCGTCGGGTTACGGCCCCTGATGGGGGCCTAACCCGACCTACGGCCTGACGCGGTTGACCGGCCTCAATTCACCCTGCCCCGCGCATCCACCTTGATTTCTTCCAGCACCTCGTCGCCCTCGACGAGGTACATCGCGTCGAAATTATTAACGACGACGCAGGCATGGTTTGGGACGACGCGCACGCGGGCGCCGATGTCCAGCGTCGCCCCACCGGGTACGCGGACCCAGCCGTGTTCTTCCGACAGCGCGACGAGTTGCGCGTGGGGCAGGGATTGCATCATCCGGGCGTTATACAGCAGGATGCCGTGGCCCTGGGTGTTGTAGCCGGTGTCCGACGTAAACACCTTCTTGCCAGCGTCCAGAAACAGCTTATCGGCGCCGGTTTTGTCCCGGTGCCGGCTAATGACAGTAGCCTGCACCGTCAACGCACACTCGGCGAGGTTGGCCACGCCGAGGCCCACCTGGATGGCGTCGTTGAAGAGGTAGTTGCCCGGGCGGATTTCGGTGACGGTGAAGCCCAGGTCGACTCGGTTCTCGAAGTATCGCATGGTCGGCGTCGAGCCGATGCTGATCTCGAAGCGGCCGGCGCCGGCGGCGTCCGCGTTGGGGTCGATGAGCCCGAGCTGGTAGAGGCGGCCGGCGTAATCTAGCATCCGATCCCGTTCTTCGGCGCTCACGCGGCGGAGCGCCTCCTCGGGGGATTCGGTAATTTTAGGGCCCTGGTAGCCGTGGCCGGCGTGCGTGAGGATGCCGCCGAGGCGCAGCCCGGGCAGGCGGCTCACCCGTTGCGCGAAGGTGACGGCGCGCGGATGGTCCCAGGGCACGCCGCAGCGGCCGTAGCCACAATCCACCTCGATGAGCACCTCCGCCGGGCGCCCGTGGCGGGCAAAAAAGGACGATGCGGCATCGGCGCCTTCGTCGGTGTCCACGCAGAACGTAATGCGGGCGCGCTCCATGAGGACCAGCAGGCGGGCGAAGTCGCGGTCGCTGACGGGGGTATAGGCAACACGGATGTCCTCGAAGCCGGCCTCGGCGAACACCTCGGCCTCGCCCACCTTTGCCACCGTGATGCCGCTCGCGCCGAGGTCGCGCTGGCGCCGGGCGAGGCGGATCGATTTGTGCGTTTTGGTGTGCGGCCGGAGGGCGACCTGCTGTCCCCGGGCCTTTGCCTGCATGCGGCGCAGGTTCGCGTCCAGGCGGCGATCCTCAATCAGAATCGCCGGCGACGGCAGGTCATCGAGATGCATGGCTGTAGGGGATTACGAGCGCCGGGACGTGCCTACTTGCCCCATGCTCACCCGCAGGCGAGCGCGTTCCAGGGCACGTTTTGCACGCTCTTTGTCGGCTTCGGTGCCGGAGGTGAGGAGCGCCAGCGCGCGGGCCTCGGAGGCCTTTGCCCGTTCGATGTCGATCGATGACGCCGGCTCCGCCGCTTCGGCGAGAATCGTGACGGTATTATTGAGCACTTCGACAAACCCGCCCGTCGTGGCAAACGCGATGCGTTCACCACCCGGCGTAGTGACGTAGAGCGGCCCGATGTCTATGGCCGCGATCATCGGCGCGTGGTTGTGGAGCACCTCGAACGTGCCCGCCA of the Rhodothermales bacterium genome contains:
- a CDS encoding T9SS type A sorting domain-containing protein, whose product is MMGYRKNGFWALPLVFFAIGWVPPEDRSASPAGRPELVSQIDEGHPAAVDVADSLALVAFFNATDWQQWIVDTNWLTRPVALWHGVTVEDGRVTRLEIPDNNINFAIGVTTFPPELGDLAFLMVLDLQGNVLRGELTDVISGLSRLEELRINGNLFTSIPDLSASNPALRVVDVADNLLPFDSLLPNVGQGFTFVYAPQRPLDLLVRRQNAFYEGSEVNLVSGIAGEGYRYQWYLGTTALPGARDATYTILELTEANNGPYVLEVTHDRAPDLTLRSNAYGVGVLQQAELQWLDIGAYHHAYTASGGYREGAAGMEYPAILRYSGHLRTGAFWVGVRDWIDTSGRAHPYFVARLGTRAGDQIPESAHTTSIAHALVGRYEDTIVEVNGVPSFEKDARLDEIDPDLAADRMVHSVSHLSMGIQVDRKAYAFTNEFHDNYHLVDYAFCNTGNMDADDEIELPGQTLREVFFFHSSAWRTAEQSVNGVDAVGDHRWGRFTVYDVVGDGHELYPVDFTAQYAWTGWDFFSSDIYDDLGKPLVAAGASPYKNAPGDRIGRLAAATMPGRATLHADRSPTDPSYDRGQPSVMAYLDNDGNLNYDRETQAAYYRLGIVGPTLGNSEYDCIPCRRVYPHFADRNQPDGQFWKFSRSFELTGRIAGGYAATSAYGPYDMGPGECVNITVSEGVAGLSFDAATKIGRTYIAGGRALDDQPLAYDANRDGRIDSTAFDYSQVFVGTEYQTKNQWVLSARDSLFQTFYRARDAFEASDGMTIYPIAEPPRAPTRFTLTSRPPNTIDLAWTPAPEGPAVERWEVYRTKGWADNLYVNGCLDDESIPCGYEHIATLPADATAYSDAGLDPDEAYYYYLQAVGQPQPIDAGAILGAPGGAPLRSGRYLTQTYTPISPSAPASPPGEGPEQAVLLGLFPNPFSQTTTFRYLIPRSTDVHLVVYDVLGREVELLVDAFQDAGLHEVAFQSTRSHASGVYFYTLRAGEREEMGKMVLVR
- the thiL gene encoding thiamine-phosphate kinase → MQPTDPTFTPVTSVGEFGLIDRMAAALGDSADPELLKGIGDDAAVYRVGAGRVHVVTTDALIESVHFDRTFSPMRHLGAKSIGVNVSDIAAMNALPRYATIALGLPHDVSVEMVDEFYAGMRTACEAYGLSLIGGDTTASQKLMISVTVIGEADEDRIAYRSGAQVGDVLCVTGDLGAAFAGLRVLLAERAQLQRAGDEYRPDLKDYTYVIRRQLTPTARLGVVRAWHSAGIRPNALIDISDGLASEIQHICRNSAVGALLDASTLPIHAETRRAATHFAQDADTYALYGGEDYELLFTMPPDTLTKMDPATYTAIGAITEASEGVSIQTPEGAVIPLENRGYKHFGGSSEGG
- a CDS encoding DUF5916 domain-containing protein, giving the protein MITPVRIFAKTLLLFTISCFTIDGLFASGQSREGLLGDQVQTDALNALFVDDAITLDGILDDEAWKKAAAITDFRQSDPIDGAPATQRSEVRVLYGANSLYVGAILLDDEPEAIERVLGRRDDFNRADWFVVSIDAYFDRRTAYSFGVNAAGVQFDAILSGARGRGPGGGGGSNAPNDMDPSWDAIWYSDVRMTELGWSVELRIPYSMLRFADVPAQTWGIHFMRTIPRLGEESEWPHVPRTQRGNLVAQFGRLEGIQNVKPRRNIQVSPYTVSRLETRESEENPGRSSGTGRFDAGGDLKIGFGPNVTLDATINPDFGQVEADPAELNLTAFETFFQERRPFFVEGTNIYQFAAGPGQLLYTRRIGADAPIIGATKLSGRTNSGLSFGVLAAATGARFNPSEGFGVVRASQQIGSYSSAGGILTLFDASNVAGVDHLQSLAAGADWDLRMLDNRYGVEGFFAVTNRNLKTSSTDTETGFAGKIWARKRQGDWTGFAGFDVFSDTFNPNDVGQLRENNFLALISNVEHNLSGGQPFGPFSRANAEFSFIQQFSYDEGLDLGQEIEVQTRWTFRGFQGFNIGVELENLSAGYDIFETRGLLPWARPTSFSTEAEFETDTRRNWVVEPGIEGRFFDDGGREVEVAFEGTWNAGARLSLSGELRGGWETDVTAWSANETFQRTGGGWQIGRETAPPADLSPNDFVPIDNTPLLDALFAGVDPVSAGTYYVSVFGARDTRSADFTLRSTVTLTPKLSLQVYSQLFAARGRYDRFQIQQDRDRLAAYDAYPKRDEFAFSSLQSNVVLRWEYRPGSSLFLVWTHGRSAEDMLNPLAPWNRSPYDRSLNDQFNTTFDIFPENVFLIKLNYTFLY
- a CDS encoding PhzF family phenazine biosynthesis protein; the encoded protein is MTLFQVDAFTDTPFRGNPAGVCILEQPADEAWMQEVACEMNLAETAFLTKEVDGYRLRWFTPTMEVDLCGHATLASAHVLWERGFLPGTRDARFHTKSGLLKAVRRGELIELDFPTEAPAPVKAPSDLARALGVEPTYVGKNRMDYLVEIADAKALRKLDPDLTALRRIPGRGFIVTAASDDPRYDFISRFFAPAAGVDEDPVTGSAHCCLGPYWAERLAKTELNAYQASPRGGSLVVRVAGDRTYLLGRAITVMSIRLLTTG
- a CDS encoding alanine racemase, which produces MHLDDLPSPAILIEDRRLDANLRRMQAKARGQQVALRPHTKTHKSIRLARRQRDLGASGITVAKVGEAEVFAEAGFEDIRVAYTPVSDRDFARLLVLMERARITFCVDTDEGADAASSFFARHGRPAEVLIEVDCGYGRCGVPWDHPRAVTFAQRVSRLPGLRLGGILTHAGHGYQGPKITESPEEALRRVSAEERDRMLDYAGRLYQLGLIDPNADAAGAGRFEISIGSTPTMRYFENRVDLGFTVTEIRPGNYLFNDAIQVGLGVANLAECALTVQATVISRHRDKTGADKLFLDAGKKVFTSDTGYNTQGHGILLYNARMMQSLPHAQLVALSEEHGWVRVPGGATLDIGARVRVVPNHACVVVNNFDAMYLVEGDEVLEEIKVDARGRVN
- the atpC gene encoding ATP synthase F1 subunit epsilon, yielding MPSFYVDIVSPSGSIFRGEAERVRAPGVAGTFEVLHNHAPMIAAIDIGPLYVTTPGGERIAFATTGGFVEVLNNTVTILAEAAEPASSIDIERAKASEARALALLTSGTEADKERAKRALERARLRVSMGQVGTSRRS